A genomic stretch from Litorilinea aerophila includes:
- a CDS encoding glycosyltransferase, with product MRIALFSDVYKPVTNGVVHHVAMLKHYLETWGEQVWLFVPGSSQQPDDEPNVIRIPGIPIADTGYHLSIAVDHRSRELLQQMDVIHVHHPFVSGSFGLFFSNRYNIPLVFTNHTRYDLYVKQYLPLLPSALSETALQAYFQIFSQRCAALIAPSESMAEVMRGWGVEGRIVVIPNGIDLDRFENPTCQVNRSQLGIPEDAVVAIYVGRMSGEKSVDRLLRLYRYLVQEEQESHLLLVGSGPELDDYRALAQKLGITDRVTFTGAVPYDEIPCYLKLSDFFVSASVTEVHPLSFIEAAACRLPALGIRSPGVNDLIRNGETGFIAEDNDLSFGLRFLTLVRDGDLRRRMGEAAYAFSRGLSAHNNARRVLQLYQELQ from the coding sequence ATGCGCATTGCACTCTTTTCCGATGTCTATAAGCCGGTGACCAATGGCGTGGTGCACCATGTGGCCATGCTCAAACATTACCTGGAAACCTGGGGCGAGCAGGTCTGGCTCTTCGTGCCGGGCAGCAGCCAGCAGCCCGACGACGAGCCCAACGTGATCCGCATCCCCGGCATCCCCATTGCGGACACGGGCTATCACCTGAGCATCGCCGTGGATCACCGCAGCCGGGAACTGTTGCAGCAGATGGACGTGATCCATGTCCATCATCCCTTCGTGAGCGGCAGTTTTGGCCTTTTCTTTTCCAACCGCTACAACATTCCTCTGGTCTTCACCAACCACACCCGCTACGATCTGTACGTGAAGCAATACCTTCCCCTGTTGCCCTCAGCCCTGTCGGAGACGGCCCTCCAGGCCTATTTTCAGATCTTCAGCCAGCGCTGCGCGGCCCTGATTGCACCCAGCGAAAGCATGGCAGAGGTGATGCGGGGGTGGGGCGTGGAAGGGCGCATTGTGGTCATCCCCAATGGCATCGACCTGGACCGCTTCGAGAACCCCACCTGCCAGGTGAACCGCAGCCAGCTGGGCATCCCCGAGGACGCGGTGGTGGCCATCTACGTGGGCCGGATGAGTGGCGAGAAAAGCGTGGATCGCCTTCTGCGCCTCTACCGCTACCTGGTTCAGGAAGAACAGGAGAGCCACCTGTTGCTGGTGGGCAGTGGTCCAGAGCTGGACGACTACCGGGCCCTGGCCCAGAAGCTGGGCATCACCGACCGGGTTACCTTTACCGGGGCCGTGCCCTACGACGAGATCCCGTGCTACCTGAAGCTGAGTGATTTCTTCGTCTCGGCCAGTGTCACCGAGGTGCACCCCCTGTCGTTCATCGAGGCCGCGGCCTGCCGCCTGCCGGCCCTGGGGATCCGCTCGCCGGGCGTCAACGACCTGATCCGCAACGGTGAGACAGGCTTCATCGCCGAGGACAACGACTTGAGCTTTGGCCTGCGCTTCTTGACCCTGGTGCGGGATGGAGATCTGCGCCGGCGCATGGGGGAGGCCGCCTATGCCTTCAGCCGGGGACTCTCTGCCCACAACAACGCCCGCCGTGTATTACAGCTTTATCAGGAGCTCCAATAG
- a CDS encoding PIN/TRAM domain-containing protein, which translates to MRLGPVFRVIGALIYGFIGYYLGIALAGTTQLTTQSAPIIWGAMLAGAVLGYLLSPWIVIAPARAARNSLRSVPLVDLVAGTIGLAVGLFIAALLAYPLSRLPPPFGPIMPLIAVVIFGYLGAAVMVLRKDDLMALFRGTRGLPLVDSQEAAPLLLLDTSVIIDGRIADVAKTGFILGKMAVPRFVLNELQYIADSSDALRRNRGRRGLEMLDRLQQNPDVAIEFIDIDPPDAQQVDDKLISLAMELNAAIITNDYNLNRVARLQGVKILNINELANAVKSVFLPGEEMPIKIIQTGKEIGQGVGYLEDGTMVVVENGRQYLNQEILVQVTKVLQTNAGRLVFAVPEES; encoded by the coding sequence ATGCGACTTGGCCCTGTGTTTCGGGTGATCGGGGCCCTGATCTATGGGTTCATCGGCTATTATCTGGGGATCGCCCTGGCAGGGACCACCCAACTCACCACCCAGTCGGCGCCCATCATCTGGGGGGCGATGCTGGCGGGGGCCGTCTTGGGTTACTTACTGTCCCCCTGGATCGTGATCGCACCAGCCCGGGCGGCGCGCAATAGCCTGCGCAGTGTGCCGCTGGTGGACCTGGTGGCCGGCACCATCGGCCTGGCCGTCGGCCTCTTCATCGCCGCGCTGCTGGCCTATCCCCTCTCCCGGCTGCCACCGCCCTTTGGCCCCATCATGCCCCTGATCGCGGTGGTCATTTTCGGCTACCTGGGGGCAGCGGTCATGGTGTTGCGCAAGGACGACCTGATGGCCCTCTTCCGGGGGACTCGGGGACTCCCCCTGGTGGATAGTCAGGAGGCCGCGCCCCTCCTCTTGTTGGACACCAGCGTGATCATCGATGGCCGCATCGCCGACGTGGCCAAAACCGGCTTCATCCTGGGCAAGATGGCGGTGCCCCGCTTCGTGTTGAACGAGCTGCAATACATCGCCGATTCGTCGGACGCACTGCGGCGCAACCGGGGACGTCGGGGCCTGGAGATGTTGGACCGGCTGCAGCAGAACCCGGATGTGGCGATTGAGTTCATCGACATCGACCCACCGGATGCCCAACAGGTGGACGACAAGCTGATCAGCCTGGCCATGGAGCTCAACGCCGCCATCATCACCAACGACTATAACCTGAACCGGGTGGCCCGGCTCCAGGGCGTTAAGATCCTCAACATCAACGAGCTGGCCAACGCGGTCAAATCGGTCTTCTTGCCGGGTGAAGAGATGCCCATCAAGATCATCCAGACCGGCAAGGAGATCGGCCAGGGCGTGGGTTACCTGGAGGATGGCACCATGGTGGTGGTGGAAAACGGCCGCCAATACCTGAACCAGGAGATCCTGGTCCAGGTCACCAAGGTCCTCCAGACCAACGCCGGCCGCCTGGTCTTTGCCGTGCCCGAAGAGTCCTGA
- the cysS gene encoding cysteine--tRNA ligase produces MGLRIYNTLTRTKEEFVPLEPGKVKMYVCGPTVYADAHVGHAMAAIVFDMVRRYLMYQEYDVHYVTNFTDVDDKIIRRAQETGQDPIALANHYAEKYLRHLADLNVLPADEYPRVSQEIPHIIQFIQALIDKGFAYVVDGDVYFRVTRDEDYGKLSRRSLQEALSGTRIEEDARKENVADFALWKSAKPGEPAWDSPWGPGRPGWHIECSAMCLHHLGETIDIHGGGNDLIFPHHENEIAQSESLTGKPLARYWMHNGMLQLAGEKMSKSLGNLVTIDEFLSRRSADTLRMLIFSGHYRKPVVFNEETLDSAERSLARLRGGLRPARGNKTTGPEADALREACENARVQFIEAMDDDFNTSNGLAAIFELVRAINTAREAGVSGPFYDAAQRTLRELTGVLGLTLAGGVPASTTNGVEVRPFIELLVSVRNELRAQKQWDLADKIRDGLQELDVVLEDTPEGTTWRFRDE; encoded by the coding sequence ATGGGTCTACGCATTTATAACACGTTGACGCGCACCAAAGAGGAATTCGTCCCCCTGGAGCCGGGCAAGGTCAAGATGTACGTCTGTGGCCCCACGGTCTACGCCGACGCCCATGTGGGCCACGCCATGGCGGCCATTGTCTTCGACATGGTCCGCCGCTATCTGATGTACCAGGAGTATGACGTCCACTACGTCACCAACTTCACCGACGTGGACGACAAGATCATCCGTCGCGCCCAGGAGACGGGCCAGGATCCCATCGCCCTGGCCAACCACTACGCGGAAAAATACCTCCGCCACCTGGCCGACCTCAACGTGCTGCCGGCGGACGAGTATCCCCGGGTGAGCCAGGAGATCCCCCACATCATCCAATTCATCCAGGCCCTCATTGACAAAGGGTTCGCCTATGTGGTCGACGGCGACGTCTACTTCCGGGTCACCCGGGACGAAGATTACGGCAAGCTGAGCCGGCGCAGCCTGCAGGAAGCCCTCAGCGGTACCCGCATCGAGGAGGACGCCCGCAAGGAGAACGTAGCCGACTTCGCCCTCTGGAAGTCGGCCAAGCCGGGTGAACCGGCCTGGGATAGCCCCTGGGGACCCGGCCGACCCGGCTGGCACATCGAGTGCTCGGCCATGTGCCTCCACCACCTGGGCGAGACCATCGACATCCACGGCGGCGGGAATGACCTCATCTTCCCCCACCACGAGAACGAAATCGCCCAGAGCGAAAGTCTGACGGGCAAGCCCCTGGCCCGCTACTGGATGCACAACGGCATGCTCCAGCTGGCCGGCGAGAAGATGAGCAAATCCCTGGGCAACCTGGTCACCATCGACGAATTCCTGTCCCGGCGGAGCGCCGATACCCTGCGCATGTTGATCTTCTCCGGCCACTACCGCAAGCCTGTGGTCTTCAACGAGGAGACCCTGGACAGCGCCGAGCGCAGCCTGGCCCGCCTGCGGGGTGGCCTGCGGCCGGCCCGGGGAAACAAGACCACCGGCCCGGAGGCCGATGCCCTGCGGGAGGCCTGCGAGAACGCCCGGGTCCAGTTCATCGAGGCCATGGATGATGACTTCAACACCAGCAACGGGCTGGCGGCCATCTTCGAACTGGTGCGGGCCATCAACACCGCCCGGGAGGCTGGCGTCAGCGGCCCCTTCTACGACGCCGCCCAGCGCACCCTGCGGGAGCTGACCGGCGTCCTGGGCCTGACCCTGGCCGGTGGTGTGCCCGCGTCCACGACCAATGGCGTGGAGGTGCGTCCCTTCATCGAGCTGCTGGTGAGCGTCCGCAACGAGCTGCGGGCCCAGAAGCAGTGGGACCTGGCCGACAAGA